Proteins encoded in a region of the Solanum dulcamara chromosome 9, daSolDulc1.2, whole genome shotgun sequence genome:
- the LOC129902345 gene encoding protein RER1A-like, protein MDVGGGTVAGDGVSSTSSALSQWTFTLSQRYQHLLDKSTPQVLYRWIFFAAIAFIFVVRVFMVQGFYIITYALGIYIIQLLIAFLSPQVDPEVDGPTLPTRGSDEFRPFVRRLPEFKFWYSLSKAVCIAFVLTFFSAFDVPVFWPILLFYWLVLFVSTMKRQIMHMVKYKYVPFTFGKQRYGKKVPSTDERSVSKP, encoded by the exons atggacgtTGGTGGCGGAACAGTCGCCGGCGACGGTGTTTCTTCCACTTCCTCCGCCTTGTCTCAGTGGACCTTCACCTTATCACAGCGATATCAACACCTTCTGGATAAATCGACACCTCAAGTCCTTTATCGGTGGATCTTCTTCGCTGCGATCGCTTTCATCTTTGTTGTACGCGTGTTCATGGTTCAAGGTTTCTACATCATCACATATGCCCTAGGAATCTACATAATCCAGCTCCTTATTGCTTTCCTTTCACCTCAAGTCGATCCGGAAGTTGACGGTCCTACCCTTCCCACTCGCGGATCCGATGAGTTTCGCCCTTTCGTTCGTCGCCTTCCTGAATTTAAATTCTG GTACTCCCTATCAAAAGCAGTCTGCATTGCTTTTGTGTTGACATTCTTCAGTGCCTTTGATGTGCCTgtattttggccaattttgttATTCTATTGGCTGGTACTGTTCGTTTCAACAATGAAGAGGCAAATAATGCACATGGTCAAATATAAATATGTTCCCTTCACATTTGGCAAGCAG CGTTATGGGAAGAAAGTGCCATCGACTGATGAGAGAAGTGTTTCCAAACCTTGA
- the LOC129904714 gene encoding cyclin-J18: MHREGSRMKEACSCLRARIVEFLIQSAQDLQVSPIVKYSALSLFADRFYPSLTGEEIKDAKSWLLQPLRESNLQLFALVAIWISSKIHDSPSFSVKSFKSLADNTIKEQHFTTKDFLEAELVLMQVLKFEIGTLSIAFRFFEDLLTKFSEVARVGKQLSFEACMDIMDLIYEKGEISSFNCSSHHLAASIVVAAYTITVPLQKSEFPFLLWVKFVTSCKEEDIVDTVKNILIHVFEA, translated from the coding sequence ATGCACAGAGAGGGATCGAGAATGAAGGAGGCTTGCTCTTGTTTGCGAGCTCGAATTGTAGAATTCCTCATTCAATCAGCTCAGGACCTTCAAGTTTCTCCGATCGTCAAATACTCAGCGCTATCACTTTTCGCAGATCGATTCTACCCATCTCTTACCGGAGAAGAAATTAAGGATGCTAAGAGCTGGCTCTTACAGCCTCTAAGAGAAAGCAATTTGCAGCTATTTGCGCTTGTTGCAATATGGATCTCAAGCAAAATACATGATTCTCCTTCTTTTAGTGTCAAATCCTTCAAGTCTCTGGCTGACAACACCATTAAAGAGCAGCATTTTACAACAAAGGATTTTCTGGAAGCTGAGCTAGTGTTAATGCAGGTACTGAAATTTGAGATCGGCACGTTAAGCATTGCCTTCAGATTCTTTGAAGATCTGCTTACGAAGTTCAGTGAAGTTGCCAGAGTTGGAAAGCAATTAAGCTTTGAAGCTTGCATGGATATTATGGACCTGATATATGAAAAGGGAGAGATTTCATCTTTTAATTGTTCTTCCCATCATCTAGCCGCTTCGATAGTTGTTGCTGCATATACAATCACAGTTCCATTGCAAAAGAGTGAATTCCCCTTTCTTCTATGGGTTAAGTTTGTCACTTCGTGCAAAGAGGAGGATATTGTAGACACTGTCAAAAATATTCTAATACATGTGTTTGAAGCTTGA